ccaccaggtgccccttattttggGAGATATTTAATGGGCACCTCTTGGAGGACAAGCTGTGTATCTTACATGTCTATTTATTTCCTCCATGGCATAGACTTGTGTTCTGCATAGTGTAGGCGATGTATAATCTACTATTGTCGCATTGAATTATTTATTGGGTGGCATTGTCCTGGTTTAGGCGCATGACATTTCTTGTCTGGGCTATTAGTGTGGTCTCTTAGCTCATCTCCCTGCCTCCAATTCATCCTCCAAATTGCTgcccaatttatttttatacattttcgTTGAGATTAGTGTCTGTTGCCTCAGAATAAAATCCTAACCTTTAATATTCAAAAACCTTCTATCACCTGGTCCTGGGCTTCACTTCTACACCCATCCTGGGTCCTATTCTCCACACAGAGTGTGGTCTGGTCATGCTGGACCATGGGCCCCAAATGGCTAATATCAGTACTTTGTTGAATCCTGTCACCTTAAGCTAGAAAGGACCTCTTACCCTACAAgagattccttttatttatttagtattttttgccCTTCAGGTCATAGGAGACACTCTTTTGGGCTATTACTGTCACTTCAAGCAACTCCATGCTACTCTTTAGCTAGAATGCCAAAAATAAACCTCATCTCCTTGCTATTGACAACAACAGGAAAacttgttttccagagttgtCAAAAGGCATCTAAGCCAGTACACAGAAATCTCCATGAAGGTCAAAGCTCACTTTTTAATAGTGGTGAAGTCCCTTCAGTCAgactaattcctttttttaatctgtgatGGGACTAACACAGGAAAACAAAGTTAGAAACAGGCTAGTGCCTGGTATAGGGTGGGGCTTTCTTAAAGTCCAAATGCACGATGCACCCCAGCCGTAAGAGACTCCCTGCTGGCCCTGACCAAACGTTGTGGTAAAACAGACAAACGCACCAACAAACCCTCTACCAAAGACCCATTTCCTCTGAAATTTTGAGTGATTGCTCTAAACCACATCATTGAAACTCATCTGTTGCCTCCCTATGTTCACATGGCAGAAAATACacaattctattttttcagtggGACTGCATGAGATTGCTGTATTTTGAAATGCTCCTAAgcttaaaatctttgaaaaaatgaaatactatcaAAATGAATAGACTGTGGATCTTAAATGTCTGAACTTGGAGAATCTGGAGCATTAAGTGATATTTATTTGTGGAGGTATGTGGCTTCTAATCTTCAACCTGTTTCTGTTTGTTCCACACTAGAGAACATTTGAAAATACCACCTGAATAAAGCCTGTGCTTTTAGTGGCCCTGAAAAAGTCAAAACTCTTGTTTTTTGTTACTATAATCTGGCCTCTTCTTCGATTGAAGGCCAAAAGTTATAAAGAACATGCTGAGTAAGaggtagttatttttttttgccaaagGAAAAACTCTGCAGATATTTTCAGACATTTGAGTCAATGTGCCTTTTAAAACCTTGTACTATTTCCTTGTGCATCGGTAGATACTTGTTtcatcaaaatttatttataagacCTTTTAATACTCGTTCGTTTATTCAGCAATGATTTATGTCGCTTCCGCTGTGTGTCAGGCAAGGTGCTAGGTGTTGGGATTCAGCAATGAATAGCAAAAGATACTGCCCTCAAATCGTGCTATCCACAGTCTGGGGAGGAGTCATAGGATTATCAAATAATCGTACCAATTAATGAGAATTCTATTAGTGCTCTAAATGAGAGAATCTGGTGTTATGAGAGTGTCTAAAAAGGGATTTGACCTAGATAAGGAGGTCAGGGAAAGCTCCCCTAGGGAAGTGACAATTGCACTGATCTATGAATGATGAGTGAGAGCTAAAATTGCATTCCCTGCAGAGGGATTATTAGGTGCAAAGGCTCTGTGGACCAGTGGGCATGCTACCTGCTATGGGAATGGAAGCGGGTCAGTGCGGCCAGCAGAGCTGGGGAAATGTGGTGAAGACGAGGATGGATTGGAAGGAGGGTGCAAACTGTGCAGGTACTAGGCCATAGTAGGGATAATGCCTTTATCCTAATTGTTTGGAAGACCTGCCAAGGGTTTATAAGCAACAAGAGACAAGATCAAGCTTATGTTTGAAATGGATTCTCAGAATTAAAAAGCAGGGGACACATGGAGGTAGGGTAAGAATGAGGGGCGTCTTGACATGCATCAGATATTGGCATCTTTGATGAGGGTGGCCAGGAAAAGCGGGCTGGAAATATATTTGAGCTAAAATAAATAGGACTTGGTAATGATTTGAAATGTATGGCATGACTCTTAAGTTTCTCTGTTGGCCAAAATCTTTCCAAATGAAGGCATAGGCAGACCTGacagatttattctcttaagACATGTCTCTGTCAATAACTCTTCAGAATTCATTGATTCAACCACTATTTACAGAGCCCCTGTTTGGGGATATCCTGGTTGCTGGCAATGCAGGAGTGCGGGAGGGAGTCTTTCACGGAACTTATGCCTGTTGGTACCAGACACTTCGGCTAAAATGAAGATTAGTGGAAAAACAATGAAAGCAGTATTTAAACTATGGGGGTAGTAGTgtcaattttttaagattttatgtacttaagtgagagagagagagagagtgcaagcagaagaagaggtagagggagaggcagactccctgctgagcagagagccccatatgggacttaatcccaggacctcaggatcatgacctgagccaaacacagatgcttaacccactgagccacccaggcacctgtcaaTTTCTTTTGGCAAATcagtatgccttttttttttttttaagtcatttacaATTTCTAAAGCCCCTTACTATTCCATAGGTAGTGGGATAGATGGGGAGGTGTACACTGAGGAACTAAGAAAGATGGACTTCCGAGGTCAGAAAGCTATGAGAAATTAttacctcagctcaggtcttgcaAATCTGAGACGAGGGCTCTCATTCCTTTTTGAGCCTGTAAttaaggaggggaggaaagaagccTCCTGGAGAAGAGTATTCCTTTTCTAAAGAACCAGTTTGAAAAATAACAGATTCAAGGCCTCTCACTCtcagctaggaaaaaaaaaaagcacattccTAAAttaagtttaagaaacaaaagtgtGCTTCTTTTGCCTTCATCATTAGCTAAAGTAACATAACCAGATTCTTTATTGGCCCAATGAAGGCAGGAGAATCAGGAAAATCCTGATTTTTGTATTGATCATACCAATTTCAGGTTGCATCTTGGAAGTTCATGTCTGTACCCTGTGGGGGAAGTAGGAACCAAGGGAAATATAAATGTCCTACATTCACCTTGtttggcttcctttttcatttgtgaagCAGAGCTATATGAATTACTCTGGTGCTTTGTctacattatattattttacatttttttttaaagattttagtcatttgacagagatcacaagtaggcagagaggcagtcagagcaagagggggaagcaggctccctgctgagcagaaagcccgacgcagggctcgatcccaggaccctgagaccatgacctgagccgaaggcagaggcttaacccactgagccacccaggcgcccctattattttacttcttataCTTAGCTAGTCTTTAGTAGATATCCAGAAAGGGCTTTAaggtaattttttgtttgtttttattaaaaataagcttgatttttttttttttttttttggtaaggttATATTAGAAATTTTGACCCCAGAGTGGTTTTAAGGAGGTGGTCTGACTTCTCTTGGCCTTCATAATGTTTATTAGGTTTAAAAAAGAGGTAACTGCAGAGAAGGCATACTCCTATCACTTCTCATTTCTGACCACTGTCCGTTTTTATGGAACGGGCACATCACCTACGATACTCTTGGTTACTGGAAAGAGGTTTCCCTTGTATCTGCCGTATTTCCAGTTTAACAATCCCCTCTCCTCCAACAacccacaaccccccccccccaatatctGAACCAAATACTCAacattatttatcaaaataaatttattaaatgtattcaaAGACCACGTCAAAGTTTAGCTGCCTTCAGGACAGTTTTTGGCACTCATCATGGACAATGTAGTTTCCTACACGACAGCACTCATTCTATTACACCACGTGAACAATTCAAATACAGACCGTTTCAGTTTTAGTGTTACATGAGACAACAGTACTGATGATCTGTAGTCATAAGAACTTCAACACCCTTGCACACAgtaaacattttaacattacTTACTCCTAAATAACTAAAACTAAAACCACTATGTGGTAACATGGACTGATTTAGGGAAAGATACACAGCCAGCTAGCTAAGGCCACATAATCCCAGacctattgatttttaaatgcttttggaCCAACAGTATCACATCATACCTTGGGGTCTCACATTCCTATTTCTGCCTTCCCAGTGTGAGACACACCACATGTAGACcactttctccctgtgtcctggACACAGCTACGGAAGCTGTCCCAATACAAGCTTCTCCTAGACAGTTACCACCTTCCTGATGCACTAACTCTGAATCAATAGTTCTGAGTGATGTTTCTTGAACACCCAGGCTAAATTCAAGGTCAGTCTTTTTGGCAGGTCACAGCCTTTCcccttaggaaaaaaatgaaatgtcctccacattgggctccctttcTCAGCTCATGTGGCGTGGGGCTCAGTGGTGATCTGAGGCTTTTTACACAAGTCCTGGTAAAATTCTGACTCCAAGAAACGGGGATAAGAGTTGTTCTCCATCAAGCTGTAGACCCTCTTCTGGGCAGTTGTAAAGCAGCCACTTGTAGCTTCTTGTATATTTTGAGCAATCAGAGTTTTGGTTTGAAAATctatgtttatctgaaatttaaaaaaaaaaaaagtggtttattCCATATTCAGAACTAGAGATTGATACCTGTATGATATTtgaaaacaagaagcaaaaaCTATAGTGTGTGATAAGCTTCATTAGCCAggtcatttaagaaataaaatcaatctaATTAAAAACCAGAATTAGTTTCTAAAAACCATTTAACTCCCCGCCCCCGAGTCCCCTGgcctttaatttaatttgatgtcttttgttttgtgttggtGCTAAGAGTGTTCAAAATATGCTGCAATGAAGAACACTGTTTCCCCCTTACCTCTTTTGGAGCTTCTTTTTCTATGAAATCAGTATATATTTTCCTTGCTTTGGAGGACAGTTTTTGGGGTGACTTGGTTTTTTTGAAGTCTTCACAGGCCAGCCAGAATTCAATATTTTCTTCACaaaactcagattttaaaaaagccCTGAATGCAGCAAGACCATctagggaaagaggaggaaaaaagtatACAGAATGTGAACTGGGTGACCAATTCATCCCTTCAATTTTTTCCAGAACTACCATTTTCCCActcctatattttattatttctagatGATAGCAATTTTCTTGATTTCACTCAAACTTGTAATCCTCTCAATTTAGCTCTTTAAAGGCTAAGATGCTAATATGCAAAATGCTTAAGTTGGTGCACtgctacaaaaatataaatagttaaCTTTGCTattaatgcaaatatttatatggGAACCTAAATTCTCTGGGAACTAAACCTCCTGGAAACATTGTATGCAATGGAAAAGCTGATTCAACCCTAAGGAAGAGGAACTGCCACTATAATTTTGGCTAATTTTTCTTCCCTGTCTACAGTGAATAAACCATGCATTTCCATGGTTAAATACtaggaaataaaggagaaaaataggcaTTATATTTTTAGCGATTATAAAGCTGAACTCCCCTTGGGCAGTCTGCTTTTCTGTTGTGTGAACAGCTTTTTCTAGATGTGTGATACTTGAAATGGATCAAATTCAACAGGTTAACTTACATTTACTGGCTAGCAGCTCATCAAATGCTTCTGACCACAGTTGTGCTTCCTCAGGGGAAGGCCTGCAAGAGAAAGTCTGCATGTGAGCTTGGGCACATCACAGTTCCTCTTTCCAGCACAGCAGCAAGTGATTCACATTTCTAAGTACAAGATTTTCAACTTACTTGATGAACGTTTGCTGTTTGCTTTTCTTGCCAGTTTTGGGCTTTCCAGGAGAGGATGAATTTTGCAAGAAGTAGCTCAAACGGGTCTTCCAatcttttaatcttaaaaaaaaaaaaagaaaaagatactcaCTAAGTGGGAACATTTTACATTGCTACTGCAGTTGGAGGCATTTTTACCAAATAAAGTCACCCAGTAGCTACCAaccaaataagacaaaacaagaaCTCTTCAAGTCAGTCTTACGCATTTTACATTTAAACCTAGCACCTACGTGCCGAACACAGTTTCATCCATTCATCTCAACAGAAGTACTACTTTTATAACCAAGAGTAAGACTACTTAAAATGACTAGGGTAGTTAAATGAATTTAGTTGGCATACTTCAAAAGGCAGATGCTATTTCTGGCCCACAAAAGGCAACAGTTTTTATGCAGCCTTAATTATAATTCTGAGACATTTCACACTTGAAACCTCCAGTGGAACTGCCTGGAGCCAGTCAGCATTCATTTCCCCTAGAGCAGGAGGCTCTGGACCACACTAGAAGCCATGAGGGAGGTAGgtgtgggtgagtgtgtgtgtgtctgtgtgtgtgtgtgtatgactgaccccccccccccacaacactCATTTTATTCAGATCATGCACAACAAGGATTCGTTTCAGTCTTTGATGGGTCAGATATgcagttccattttttaaaacgaATATAATCAGAACTAACGAAAATACTCCTCCCAGAAGCTGTGTAAGCTGATCAAAACTTACAATGCAAGGTACCATTTCTGGGGATGCCCTTCGGCCGCAGGATTCTCGGATGTTATCGTAAATGCAGGGGACAAAAAGCCAACCTGCAATTTCTCAGGCGCATCTACCACCGCCTCCTGTTCAAAAATTTTCTCAATTCCTAAACTACCGAGACTCCTTTGCTCACATAACGAAATCAGTACATACCACACGGATTTAACCTTACTTAGCAAATTGaccttttccacattttttttttttccccctgcagaaGCGCAGGTTAGAGTTTCCTAATGTCAATCCAAACCGAGCCGGAATGTAGCACGTTTGCAGCAACCCGGAGAGCCAGGTCCGCAGCGAGGGGCGGGAGAGAAGCCATACTCACAGGGTCCGCTTCATTTTTTCCCGCTTCTCCTCGCTCTTGGGGCTGTTGCCGGAGCTCTTGTCCATGGATCCGCAGTCGTGCTGGACAGCCAGGAACATGGCACTTTGCATTATCTTCCTCCTGCTAGGGCCGCAGACGTTTGCGAGAGACTGTGCGCGGCCACATTTATTagaaggggcggggcggggcctcaggcCGCCGGTCCCGCCCCCAGAGGGCGCCGATTGGTCGGTTGGAGACGGGCACGGGGCGGGGTCAGCCCCCCGCCTGGCCTGCGGCAGTCCCGGGCGCTGCGGAAGGGTCTGGAAGCGGGGCCCGCTGACGTCTGCGGCTGCTGCGTCGTGCGCACTCGTGCCAGACCCGGCGGCTGGTGGGGTTTGGTGTGGGATCGGACGGAGAAGCGCAGCCGCGAGCCGCGGCCAGCGACCTTTCTCAAGGACTGGCGGCCCCCAGCGAAGGGAGGGAGCGAAGTTGGCCGCGGGCCGGAGGCGGGAGGGGGGAGAGCGGAGAGAGCGGGGAGAGGGGTCCCCCCAGGCCCGCgctccgctcccctcccccacgcttACGCGCCCCCGCCCGCGGAGTGGAGCGCTGCTTCCCCGCCGGGCCGGACTCCCTTGTAGGGGACCAGGGAAGAGTTGCCTTGTGTCGAAATAAGATGTACCCCCCGCTTTCCCACCGCTTTTGAGGGCCCGCTCTCTTCCCGCCCCTCATTTCTTGCTTTGCAAACTGAGGCGGTTGGGAGACCCTCGCCTATTCCGCTCTGCGATTCCATTTAGTGTGCGGGGACGGAAAAGATGAAAAGCAGGAACCCTGACAATTCAGGGGCAGGTGGTGTGACCCACTCCGCAGCTTGCCGGGGCCTCTTGAACACGTTTGGGAATGAATGATAAatagggaaggagcaggagaaagtGACTTCATCAGATCATAGTGTTTTTGACTGTGTGTGCCTTTTTGATCACCAAAGGATGCGTGATTGGGCGTGTCCGTGGGGTTGCAAGCTGTTTCTCCGGAGTCCTTGGCTGCTTTTCCTTCCAGAGCAGAGATCACAGATCGCCCTGTGCTGAGACAGAGGGAAACACCGAGACCTCGCAACTGTAACACGCCAGAGCCATTCTTGTTTAAGAATGCAAGGATGCAGGATTTCCTCCTGAGTCATTCCTGGTTGCCTTAGAATTTACCAGAACACTTAACTGGAAAaaaggggagaggtggggagcgtagagaggaggaggagacgtTAGCGGTTTACTTGAATAAgtttaatttgttatttcttcaaaaatcatCTCTACTGTAGCCAGCTGTAAATATTTTGATTGGAAGGACAGAGAACCTCCACAATAGATAACCTCAACACAATTACTTGTTTCAGGTAACAGAACTGTACAGTGGAATATTCAAATGGTTTCCCCATCGAGCATTTAAGTAGAAAATAAGATTAACAGCAAGGTAGTGATTAGGCTGCGAAATTCTCCCTGATTTGCATTAGAACTGCTTAAAGAAAATCAGAACTAGTTTAGCGTCTTAAAGTGAGCTGCCAGTAATTGGGAGCTCCAAGTTTGACTTGTAGGGTAAAATGGGCAATTATTACTAAAGAGAACAGTCATACTTGATTATGGAAAGGAAAGCCATTTAGATCTCAGTAGTAAGTACTTTAAAACATGTTTGTGAAATGTAAGAATGCTATTTTTCTCATGCATATACTCTTTTATCTGTAAAAGAACATCGCATATTTCCATCTATTTTCACTTCCTgattattcaataattatttattaaataagtgtGATAAATAGGAACTTGCTTTTTTTGCGGGGGGGCAGTGTAAACCTTAATACATTATTCACTTAGAACCTCAGATGATAGAATTCACTCATAGTGGAAGGTCCAGGAGTTCTGACAAAGAGACAGCAAGGAGAAAGAGCTGGACCTGTGTCTGGAGACCTAATTAGAGTCTCAGCTTAACCAGTAAGTGCTAAGTAACCGTTGAGACTGTCTCATCACACCTCCTGGAGCCCCAGTTTCTCATTTGTACTAAGAGTAATGTACCTTTATTGCCAATCTTATGAGATGTTATGTGACTCATGTGAGGGGCACACAGAAATGTGGCATTATTAATTTGCATATGTGTGAAAAAGGAATTATGGCTATCCAAGGTAGAAAAACCATTAAAGAATTAACTCAGAGTTAATTAGGTTATAAATGTgtaaatgctattaaaatatcaaaataatgtcCCAGAGATTTGTAAAGTTTTAAGCtcataatagatttttaatatgTACTCTCTGgataataaataaggaaaacaaataatttgcCATTTAAACTTTTTCAGGGATCACCGAGCAGGGAGGTTAAATcgaaaatatacatatttgtttaAGCAACTGGTTTAAATACAGactattctagatgtttctgtttatttttttcataaaaggttTTCGATTGACAGCAAATGTCAAGTggcaacaaattatttttttttcctgaaaattatgAGGTCAATTGATAAATCTGAATGTgtaacaatttattatttctgtaggagttattttaagattttaaggcAAGACCTATTTCAGGCTTCTGAGAAAACTTTCAGTCAAACAGTTGCCATGTTAATCTCTTTTATAAAGGCAGCAGACATAGATTTAAAGCAAAAGCTACAGTGTTTAATGActtccctttgtctttttgttgcaAGTGGCTTTTAGGTAAATGGGATTGCTCAATATTAAGATGACACATATTTTCCATTCTgtggtggagggagagacaaTGCGATAGTTGTAAATATTGCACAGCAAAACCACAGTTTGGTTTGCTTGAGAATAGACATTTTCAATGTTGAATCTACCATGCCCTCTACTGGAGAGGTTCTCTGAACACATTAGTGGTAGAGGTTCTCCGTGTGGTTCATCAACTttttgtatggaaaaaaaaaaaaaaattacagaagaaagcaaacaaaaaatacaagtttttagCAATAGCAAAAGTAGAATATGAAAGGCAAAAGTCTCCCTTGCCACAATTCTTCCGCCAGATGCTCTTACCACTGTATGCTATTATTACTAAGAGTTATGAATTATTATTAGCTAAACATGTTGATACAGAATAACTTTCATACTTAGGCTTTAGAAATTTAAGAAACTAGAGAAAtgcttaaaaaacacaaaagaatcatTCTGTGTATTACTcgatgctttgtttttttttttcagtcaataGATATCTTAGTTCTTAAATTTACAAAAGCTGTAAACTTGTTGCTTATCTCCCAAAAATCTTAAGTTGGTGGTGAGTTTAAAAGAAAGGGGGGAGCCCTAAGAAGTTAAACGCTGTGTGTCAAAGTGTGTGAtgaataattggaaaaaaatgaaaatattcatactGTCATTGTTGATAATATTTGAAGACGTATGACACCtgtgcctccttctctcccttccttcctctttccctccctttcttctttccctcttttgtccttttctttctttcttttgggggaggggagtctcATTTAACTTTAGttggagaaataattttttttagcagAATGAGCACATGACCCCACAAGATTCCATACTTTTCTTCAACTTCTAATATgatctgagtttttaaaatcatgattcaTGTCTTTCTGAGAATGTAATTTGTATACCCAGAAGCTGAGAAGAAAGTTAGTGTTTTTATCAGGAATGAATCAGAGTTCCAACCTAGCACTTGACATGGGTTTTAGAGTTTTAGTCATTTTACCAATCTTTGTGTTGATAATTCCAGTTAGAGTAGTTCCATGGTTCTGCCTTAAATTCATCCGTGGTATAAAGTATGTCCTACTTCATATGCAGGCAGGGCCTAATCAATTTGATAACCCCCTTCCTCACTAAAGCACCTAGGTTCTCTTTGAAAACCAGCATCAGGAGCATCTCGATGTTACTGTCTCCCCCTCACCCCGTATAAAAAattctaacatttattgaaatgCCTCTAATAGATTTCTGTAGTTATTAGGCCTGTAGTTGAAAGGAGCAATTGTATGAAGTCTACATTAAGGAATTATTTCTAGCGTATGCCCATTGCTGCTGCTGTCTTCTGAGACTGCGGATTACATAGAATCTCAAGGGGAGCAGTGATTATAAATCCcttgttataaaataagtcacacagGTAGAATACTGTCTATAAATTACAGAGGTAGAGTTGAGCATTTATTTCCTGACATTTCTTCTGCCTGGGATTGTAATTTCTGTGCACAGAATTTTGTCAAATCATTAGAGTGCCAAGTGtccttccaatttttcttttctttcttttcttttttaattttgggatatTGGGTTCATAATATACATGAGTTCAAAGGGGACATGATACCAATcacagagtcagagaaagagagagagagaggagaagggctaataaataatctaattcatctaataaataatttctttgcaTTGGTATTTCCAGTTTATGCATTATCCCTATGTAGGAAGTAGTCACCCATTTTAGACTTTGGTTTTCAGCAATTTTTGAACCTTGGACTACTTCATCATGAACTAAGATTTTGTGGATTTTCTCTACCAAACACATTTTTGGAACAAAAATTCTCAAATCTTAATAAAATTCATTGGAAGGATAATGCTTTCAAGGAGATACCAGTTTGAACTTGACACAATTGTCATAAATATTGAAGTCTCAAATGGTGAATGACCCAGACCTCATAACAGTCTCAAcgtcaaaagataaaataattttgcttttcttttcataaattatCCTTAGGAGAAAGGATGGTCGAACAGGATGATCTGGGATATTTGGATTTAGCTGCCTGTTCTAGCACTGTCTTAGTTATACCTCAGTCAAATTGCTTAGCTTTCTTGTGCCTAGGCTTCCTATCTTTAGGTGGAAGTGATTCTAGCAACCTTCCTTTGCAAGGAAGTTCAGACATTGTGGGGAATGGCCCGAGTGATGTGGTGCAAAGGGCTGGCCTTCAGCATCACTTTGTAGCAGGACTAGTTTTTCCTAGGTGACTCTTTCCCATCTTGTTGCTGCTTTATTAACACCCACTATTTGGTGCTGCTCCTATGGTAGCATGCCTCTGTTAAGGTGGAAAGGGTTGAATCAAAAGAAAGCCCTGAGCATCTACCAGTTCAAGGAATACCAGGACAAGCCCCATCTTGCTTCTAGGGAGGATCAACTGAGCTAAGAATGGGGGTGACCTAATGGACAATCCTGCCTCTGTGGTCTTCACCCTGAGAGAACTGCATCCTGGAACTGGTACTATCATTGCCTGATACTCCTCCTTTCTTGGAGATCTATTCAC
The window above is part of the Mustela nigripes isolate SB6536 chromosome 10, MUSNIG.SB6536, whole genome shotgun sequence genome. Proteins encoded here:
- the RGS2 gene encoding regulator of G-protein signaling 2; this translates as MQSAMFLAVQHDCGSMDKSSGNSPKSEEKREKMKRTLLKDWKTRLSYFLQNSSSPGKPKTGKKSKQQTFIKPSPEEAQLWSEAFDELLASKYGLAAFRAFLKSEFCEENIEFWLACEDFKKTKSPQKLSSKARKIYTDFIEKEAPKEINIDFQTKTLIAQNIQEATSGCFTTAQKRVYSLMENNSYPRFLESEFYQDLCKKPQITTEPHAT